One genomic region from candidate division KSB1 bacterium encodes:
- the avd gene encoding diversity-generating retroelement protein Avd yields the protein MLIIKKGYDFSKWLLHHTGKFPRSYRFSVAAKLENGILDFIEATTVANMRKNKIPLLKQADEALARMRLLFRLSYEMRFINLKSYEFGSSQLVELGKLLGLKNNVITFYRKFEENLQLKTC from the coding sequence ATGTTAATCATAAAAAAGGGCTATGATTTTTCCAAATGGCTGTTGCACCATACCGGCAAGTTTCCCAGGAGTTATCGTTTTAGTGTAGCGGCCAAGCTGGAAAACGGTATTTTGGATTTTATCGAAGCAACCACAGTTGCGAATATGAGAAAAAACAAAATACCCTTGTTAAAACAAGCGGATGAAGCGCTGGCACGAATGCGGTTGTTATTCCGGTTAAGCTATGAAATGCGTTTTATCAATTTAAAGTCTTATGAATTCGGCAGCAGCCAATTGGTCGAGTTAGGAAAGCTTCTTGGGTTGAAAAACAATGTTATAACTTTTTATCGTAAATTTGAAGAAAATCTCCAGT